One Candidatus Korarchaeum sp. genomic region harbors:
- a CDS encoding transcription elongation factor 1 family protein has product MGRRKRRTITRVRRRKKSAFLRCPSCQHNSITVEISKKDAKAVIKCFNCGLVREMELKPGEGKVDVYTRFFDAFVESQP; this is encoded by the coding sequence ATGGGGAGGAGGAAGAGGAGGACGATAACCCGAGTCAGGAGGAGAAAGAAGTCGGCCTTCCTCAGGTGTCCCTCCTGTCAACACAACTCGATAACCGTGGAGATAAGCAAGAAGGACGCTAAGGCCGTGATAAAATGCTTCAACTGCGGTCTAGTCAGGGAGATGGAGCTCAAGCCCGGTGAGGGGAAGGTCGATGTCTACACAAGGTTCTTCGATGCTTTCGTTGAGAGTCAGCCGTGA